One window of the Branchiostoma lanceolatum isolate klBraLanc5 chromosome 3, klBraLanc5.hap2, whole genome shotgun sequence genome contains the following:
- the LOC136430829 gene encoding matrix metalloproteinase-21-like isoform X1, with protein MNVFRISRLSLPRPNFTTTVACLLRHVYAFVTLLLLVSEADRVPGGRAGGVGHAMLAAERVNIAAIVTERDAASFLERLGYFQPVDWESTLDRSRQTIFEPEDVAPDIFSDFDPSVMVEEVEGMGRDGEPTIGVDDEEFKEAIRKFQQANNLTINGVLDDATRNKMNEPRCGNPDHTLAKNGTKTVPLAASDTTNSSSADTNATSNATVHIAVQKRATEDASEGNGRKRQSVLKTWTERQEERRKKRGIFVNNYVTWRLLGEGYSSQLDGDLQLAVIQQAFRMWSEVIPPLFRPDHVSHIEEVDVNLAFGRDRHSSWGGATAVRHLGCPNEFQEQEYAHAFDEAAEVHINDQIQPYTVNRPDGISLLKVAVHEIGHILGLGHHEWANSVMQPNYAPQPYNFEIGAEDRRAVQELGYGKCEERFDTVFDWVRPNRDENGYMTGVIYNTFFFADGRYWMYENSKGRTRYGDPLLTRGGWQGIGARTIDGILHVWSRTWDVLFFFAGETYWEYDSEREQIYTHDANGNPFPNLISYGFPGIPDNIDTVYYNRSVGYTYFFKDHLVYQYEVERQRVSPGFPKEISEVFPGVPNNLDAAYNSYTHQTTFFLKGFDYWSINVSTGAIDGPFTVNDQWQDICKVWMWELDGS; from the exons ATGAACGTCTTCAGAATAAGCAGGCTTTCGCTGCCGAGGCCGAACTTCACGACGACAGTGGCGTGCCTGCTGCGCCATGTGTACGCCTTCGTCACTCTGTTACTGCTGGTGTCCGAGGCCGACCGCGTCCCGGGTGGGAGAGCCGGCGGGGTTGGCCACGCCATGCTCGCGGCCGAAAGGGTGAACATTGCCGCCATCGTCACGGAGAGGGACGCAGCG AGTTTCCTGGAGAGGCTGGGATACTTCCAGCCGGTAGACTGGGAGTCCACGCTTGATCGGTCGAGGCAGACGATATTTGAACCCGAGGACGTTGCGCCAGACATATTTTCAGACTTCGACCCCTCGGTCATGGTGGAGGAGGTGGAGGGCATGGGCAGAGACGGCGAGCCGACGATCGGCGTGGACGACGAGGAGTTCAAGGAGGCCATCAGAAAGTTTCAGCAGGCAAACAACCTAACCATTAACGGTGTGCTCGACGACGCGACCAGGAATAAAATGAACGAGCCAAGATGTGGCAATCCTGATCACACGCTGGCCAAAAACGGCACGAAAACGGTGCCGCTAGCGGCATCCGACACCACCAACAGTTCTTCTGCTGACACAAACGCGACGTCTAATGCGACTGTACATATCGCCGTACAAAAGCGAGCCACGGAAGATGCTTCAGAAGGCAACGGTCGAAAGCGTCAAAGTGTTCTCAAAACGTGGACGGAGAGGcaggaagaaagaagaaaaaaacgtggTATTTTCGTGAATAACTACGTGACGTGGCGGCTGTTGGGAGAAGGCTACAGTTCGCAGTTGGACGGGGATCTGCAGCTCGCCGTGATTCAACAAGCCTTTCGGATGTGGAGCGAGGTCATCCCGCCGCTGTTCCGACCGGACCACGTGTCGCACATTGAGGAGGTGGACGTCAACCTTGCATTTGGCAGGG ACCGCCATTCGTCCTGGGGTGGAGCTACGGCGG TGAGACACTTGGGTTGCCCAAATGAGTTCCAAGAACAAGAGTATGCGCATGCGTTCGACGAGGCTGCAGAGGTTCACATCAACGACCAGATCCAGCCCTACACCGTCAACCGACCTGACGGAATCAGCCTGCTCAAG GTAGCCGTGCATGAGATCGGGCACATCCTGGGACTAGGCCATCACGAGTGGGCTAACTCCGTCATGCAGCCCAACTACGCTCCGCAGCCGTACAACTTCGAGATCGGGGCCGAGGACAGGCGAGCTGTTCAGGAACTCGGTTATG GAAAGTGCGAAGAGCGGTTCGACACTGTGTTCGACTGGGTCCGCCCGAACCGAGACGAGAACGGCTACATGACCGGAGTCATCTACAACACCTTCTTCTTTGCCGATGGTCGCTACTGGATGTACGAGAACTCCAAGGGACGGACACGGTACGGAGACCCTCTCCTCACCCGCGGGGGGTGGCAGGGCATCGGCGCACGTACAATCGACGGTATCCTCCACGTCTGGTCACGGACCTGGGATGTCCTCTTCTTCTTTGCAG GTGAAACCTATTGGGAGTACGACAGCGAGCGGGAACAGATCTACACACACGACGCCAACGGAAACCCCTTCCCCAACCTCATCAGCTACGGATTTCCCGGCATTCCGGACAACATCGACACCGTCTACTACAACAGAAGTGTGGGGTACACATACTTCTTTAAGGATCACCTG GTGTACCAATACGAAGTCGAGCGGCAGAGAGTGAGTCCGGGCTTCCCCAAGGAGATCAGCGAGGTGTTCCCGGGGGTGCCCAACAACCTGGACGCCGCGTACAACTCCTACACCCACCAGACCACGTTTTTCCTGAAGGGGTTCGACTACTGGAGTATAAACGTCTCGACCGGAGCGATAGACGGTCCGTTTACGGTCAATGACCAGTGGCAGGACATCTGCAAAGTGTGGATGTGGGAGCTGGACGGGTCGTAG
- the LOC136430829 gene encoding matrix metalloproteinase-21-like isoform X2, with protein MNVFRISRLSLPRPNFTTTVACLLRHVYAFVTLLLLVSEADRVPGGRAGGVGHAMLAAERVNIAAIVTERDAASFLERLGYFQPVDWESTLDRSRQTIFEPEDVAPDIFSDFDPSVMVEEVEGMGRDGEPTIGVDDEEFKEAIRKFQQANNLTINGVLDDATRNKMNEPRCGNPDHTLAKNGTKTVPLAASDTTNSSSADTNATSNATVHIAVQKRATEDASEGNGRKRQSVLKTWTERQEERRKKRGIFVNNYVTWRLLGEGYSSQLDGDLQLAVIQQAFRMWSEVIPPLFRPDHVSHIEEVDVNLAFGRVRHLGCPNEFQEQEYAHAFDEAAEVHINDQIQPYTVNRPDGISLLKVAVHEIGHILGLGHHEWANSVMQPNYAPQPYNFEIGAEDRRAVQELGYGKCEERFDTVFDWVRPNRDENGYMTGVIYNTFFFADGRYWMYENSKGRTRYGDPLLTRGGWQGIGARTIDGILHVWSRTWDVLFFFAGETYWEYDSEREQIYTHDANGNPFPNLISYGFPGIPDNIDTVYYNRSVGYTYFFKDHLVYQYEVERQRVSPGFPKEISEVFPGVPNNLDAAYNSYTHQTTFFLKGFDYWSINVSTGAIDGPFTVNDQWQDICKVWMWELDGS; from the exons ATGAACGTCTTCAGAATAAGCAGGCTTTCGCTGCCGAGGCCGAACTTCACGACGACAGTGGCGTGCCTGCTGCGCCATGTGTACGCCTTCGTCACTCTGTTACTGCTGGTGTCCGAGGCCGACCGCGTCCCGGGTGGGAGAGCCGGCGGGGTTGGCCACGCCATGCTCGCGGCCGAAAGGGTGAACATTGCCGCCATCGTCACGGAGAGGGACGCAGCG AGTTTCCTGGAGAGGCTGGGATACTTCCAGCCGGTAGACTGGGAGTCCACGCTTGATCGGTCGAGGCAGACGATATTTGAACCCGAGGACGTTGCGCCAGACATATTTTCAGACTTCGACCCCTCGGTCATGGTGGAGGAGGTGGAGGGCATGGGCAGAGACGGCGAGCCGACGATCGGCGTGGACGACGAGGAGTTCAAGGAGGCCATCAGAAAGTTTCAGCAGGCAAACAACCTAACCATTAACGGTGTGCTCGACGACGCGACCAGGAATAAAATGAACGAGCCAAGATGTGGCAATCCTGATCACACGCTGGCCAAAAACGGCACGAAAACGGTGCCGCTAGCGGCATCCGACACCACCAACAGTTCTTCTGCTGACACAAACGCGACGTCTAATGCGACTGTACATATCGCCGTACAAAAGCGAGCCACGGAAGATGCTTCAGAAGGCAACGGTCGAAAGCGTCAAAGTGTTCTCAAAACGTGGACGGAGAGGcaggaagaaagaagaaaaaaacgtggTATTTTCGTGAATAACTACGTGACGTGGCGGCTGTTGGGAGAAGGCTACAGTTCGCAGTTGGACGGGGATCTGCAGCTCGCCGTGATTCAACAAGCCTTTCGGATGTGGAGCGAGGTCATCCCGCCGCTGTTCCGACCGGACCACGTGTCGCACATTGAGGAGGTGGACGTCAACCTTGCATTTGGCAGGG TGAGACACTTGGGTTGCCCAAATGAGTTCCAAGAACAAGAGTATGCGCATGCGTTCGACGAGGCTGCAGAGGTTCACATCAACGACCAGATCCAGCCCTACACCGTCAACCGACCTGACGGAATCAGCCTGCTCAAG GTAGCCGTGCATGAGATCGGGCACATCCTGGGACTAGGCCATCACGAGTGGGCTAACTCCGTCATGCAGCCCAACTACGCTCCGCAGCCGTACAACTTCGAGATCGGGGCCGAGGACAGGCGAGCTGTTCAGGAACTCGGTTATG GAAAGTGCGAAGAGCGGTTCGACACTGTGTTCGACTGGGTCCGCCCGAACCGAGACGAGAACGGCTACATGACCGGAGTCATCTACAACACCTTCTTCTTTGCCGATGGTCGCTACTGGATGTACGAGAACTCCAAGGGACGGACACGGTACGGAGACCCTCTCCTCACCCGCGGGGGGTGGCAGGGCATCGGCGCACGTACAATCGACGGTATCCTCCACGTCTGGTCACGGACCTGGGATGTCCTCTTCTTCTTTGCAG GTGAAACCTATTGGGAGTACGACAGCGAGCGGGAACAGATCTACACACACGACGCCAACGGAAACCCCTTCCCCAACCTCATCAGCTACGGATTTCCCGGCATTCCGGACAACATCGACACCGTCTACTACAACAGAAGTGTGGGGTACACATACTTCTTTAAGGATCACCTG GTGTACCAATACGAAGTCGAGCGGCAGAGAGTGAGTCCGGGCTTCCCCAAGGAGATCAGCGAGGTGTTCCCGGGGGTGCCCAACAACCTGGACGCCGCGTACAACTCCTACACCCACCAGACCACGTTTTTCCTGAAGGGGTTCGACTACTGGAGTATAAACGTCTCGACCGGAGCGATAGACGGTCCGTTTACGGTCAATGACCAGTGGCAGGACATCTGCAAAGTGTGGATGTGGGAGCTGGACGGGTCGTAG